Genomic segment of Poecile atricapillus isolate bPoeAtr1 chromosome 8, bPoeAtr1.hap1, whole genome shotgun sequence:
TATTTGAAtactaaaaattatttcatcagattaaaaacataataaaaaagaCCATAAAGCTTTTAGCTTACAGAAATGTAATTATAACATGCATTTCTCATATTCTTACTGGAGCACTGCAATTCATCAGAAACTTGGGAAATCCATGTTCTTCTTCATTCCATACAGAACATCTAGATTTCATTATCAAACTCCTGCTTGCTGATGTTTAACTACCACTACGTTCAAAAAACATGAAGTCCTAAGGggataaaaaacaaacaaacaaacaaaacaaataattctTAAATGTAGTTCTTATTTCTGACATCCCCTGGCTGCATTGCAAGATATACACCTTCCTCTAAGAAACTGAAAGGGTGAGGAGAAGGTGGGGGCACATTTATCATGTGCTCACCCCCCAGGTCTCTCAGAATGGGACCTCCACAGAGACTGAAAGATGGTGAAAGACCAGCATGGGAACTTTTAATTTATCAGTAGCCAAAGCTATGCTTCCTTTACTCGGGATTTCCTCCCTGACTTTGTTCAAGCTGACTCATTCCCTCTCCTCAGGCTGGAGTCCCTCACAATGATGGCTATCTTTAGTTTACTGGTGGGGGCCCATTGCTGTGCCTGAAAGCCCAGGCTGCTGACACTCACTAACACTGCACTTGATGCACTTGGTAGCACAGGAACACACAGCTACACAAAACCTTGCTCATGCCCAGAGCTGTCAGAGCTTGGTGAGACCTTTCCAAACTCAAGGTGCTTCACATGGCCCTTTCCTGCCCATcagcagcccagccagcacagaGGCAGTGCGTGTTCTGAAATGGTCTTTTGATGCAGAATTGTTCTGTTAGGTGGAAACAGGAGTGTGTTCCACACTGTTTTCAAAGAGGAAACTGAGCTGCACTGCACTACTGACAGCCAAAGTGCTCTGACAAGTTCAATGATCTTAGCCTCTGCAGTAATCCCTCCATTTGGAAATTACTGCTCTGAGAGCATTAATCCTGCTCCATTCAGTGCTTCAGGTGCACCCAAAGAGAGATGGGAGGCAGTGGCTGCAGCATTCAGCTGTCCACCAGCCCAGTAGTCTCTTGGCTATTGCTAATTACTATTTACTGGTTTCACAATCCATAAACTTGCTTTCCTCTGCTAATGAGTCTGTAAGAAGTCTTCCCTTTTCCTATTTTCAGTCCCACCAAATCTGAAACTCTGCTTAAAACAACTAGTACTTCATGTAGTCTAGAATAAGCTTCCTGtctaaaataattctgtgttGCCTTTTGTGGTCAGTTTTACACACAAAAGTTCATAAGCTGTTGCCCACTTGAAGGAGCTCAAAATTGACTCCTTTACCATCACAATTTAAACATAGAGATGAAAAAGTTTGTTTATGTTCATCTATTAGTGAATGACAGACTTACGATAAGGAAGCAAGCACCAATCATGACAGCTTTCATTTTCACATCAAGGTCCATTGGGAATGAGATTCCAAAGTTATCAGTGTCTGTAAACAATTCCCGCACAAATCCAGTCCACTGCTTAGAAATCCTCCCAACAGCAGAAGTCTCATCCAGAGATTTCACCTATAGTttaacataaaattttaaaaagcatcatCAAACCTTCATTCATCATTCGTAATACTCCCAAATCCATTTTGAAATAGATCCATTTAAAAGCATCAGACTGTTATTTTAATTACAGTAATTGAGGGCAAGGGTTTGTATCAAAAGGCAATCAGGCTATCAGAAAGTTGGTCTAAAGTATTAGAGCCATGAACTTGATTCTGAATCTGACTGGGAAGCTGAATTCCTTGATGGTGCTGGGATaccacatgcacacacactgcTGCAAGTGGTGTCTTTTAGCCAAGGCAGTGAATTAGCTTCTCCTGCCATGCATCAGGAACTGCTCAAGTGAAAATTAAACAAGTTACATTCTTCTGTTCAAAAGCAAAGATTAGCCCCCTGGCAACATTACATTTTCTAGTTAGAGCCAGTCTACTGGGTCATGTGAAAGATTAGTTCCAAAATAAAACGGCATGAATTTGCTGTAGTaacataattttaaacattaaataGTAGCCTTGTGTATCTTTTACTTAATGTCCACAAAAACAATGTTGTATTAATCAATATTATTTCAAAAGGATAGTTGTAACTCTTCAGTCATTCAACTCTGTATTTCAGGTCTAAATTAACTTACTAGTTTATTGAATGATTATTAGATGATTAAGTAAGCAGGTGAAGGAAGTAATTTTAATAAGTACCTAATACCTCTATTTTTCTTAGAGCCTGACATAAGAGATTCAAAAAGATTTTGCTGCTAAGTATTTTAATTAAGTGATTTTTGTGCAGCCACAGGGAATTCTCAGTGATCACTGATGAGTGGCTTTAACACAtcgtttctggaattttgtctGGTTTATCTAGAGAAATTTAGGTATCTAAAGAAGTTATTTGATTATACCAGCATTAAAAGAAGATGTAGCAATTACTTAATATATACTACAGTTCAGTTGGTAGGTAGTAAATCGAGCAACAAACTAATATCAAACTACTGTCTGAAAACAGATACAGGCAAACAATTTTTACATTGCATACCTCAAAATTAATGTCCTCACAGCACCGGCACACAACACATGGGCCAGCAATTTTCAGTATATCCTTTCTTTTCTCATCCTGGATGGTAAACTTTGGCAGGCAGACATGACAGTTCTGGACAACATAACCAACTATTATTCCTGGAGGCGCCTGGACTTCCAGCTtcacagggaagagaaaacCTCCAAGTGAATGATCATGCTTCCATATGCTAGTGATACAAAACCCACACCAGCACACAAATGGAAAACAACTATTTCTCCACAACCATCTGGCCTTACAAAGCATTTTGCTGTGAGTGTTTTCAGAGGACCACTCAGATTGCAGACCTCTTATTCAGCTTTTGCCTTCAAGAAAACAGTAAAAGCTTCCTCAGCATCTGGAGCACACAAACTTTGCATCTACATTATAAAGACCCAAGCCCAGTGAAACAAAGGCAGCAAATACCCCAAAAGCATTCAGTGAAGGCATTATAGGGTGCAGCTACTACAAATGCctcagcaggagctctgggtAGGCTTAGATTTAAAGTTTCAGAAGTTGCATCGTTCCAGAAttacattaatatttaaaaaacctCATGACCTCCCGTGTTGAGTGTCACTATAGCTTTCAGAGCTCTCAAATAAAAACTCtagctgttttattttatgaaagcTGTTGCCTCACTCTTCCATTCCAAGTCCATCCCCAGTGCAGATTTCAGCACCAGCCACAAGTTCTCGGAAATGCTGTTCAATCAGATTTTCCATTAGCACAATCAGAATTGGCCAGTGAGTCCAAGTGCTGCTTCTTCCCAGACCAAGAGCCCCATGCACAAATCCCACAGATCTCTTCCCACACCTTACTGGCAAACCCCGACTCATTTCACCTCGCCTCCTGATTCAAGACAGCCCCACCTTAAAGCTGTACAGGAGGTGCCTGTCCcagaggaaggaaggcagggagaggcagcagctcacCTCCTGCAGACagcaagggcagcagcagccggaGCAGCGCAGGGGCCTGTGCAGCCTGATCACCTCGCGGCCCAGGTTGTCCATAATCCGGATGGTGAAGGGCCGTGATGGCCCAAAGCAATTCCTGGTGAGGCAGTCAGTGTCCTCTGCTGCAAAGTACACCCTTTGTCCCACTGCATTCTTGAGTTCgtatttgttgtttgtttcaAAGTCAGTCACaactgaaaaatgggaaaaagccTGCTAAATTCCTAGGGGTGTCTGGTCAGACACTCCCTGCTAGCTCTGCAGATGCTCTTTGGGAAGGCAAGCCTTGCTCAAAGTCTGTCAGAGGCAGCTTCTGGCAAAGGGAAATGATAGGAAAGGAGCCTCAAGCAGAGAAGCCTGATGGAGCAGTTcagagggaagaagccaccATGAACATGGTGGAAAGAAATGGAGATTCCCATCTGTCCCCAGCGTCTCCTCTGGCCACAGGCACCGGCTGCCTGAACAGCACCACCAGGGAAAGTCCTCAGGGGAGAGTTCAATGGATAAGGGCTAGAGAGAGCTGTGAATTTGGGGGTGAAGCCAGAAAAGGGCACAATATGTTCACAATAAGAAAGCCACAATAAACCCTCTCAGTCAAGATTTTCAAACAACAAGAACTAGGACAGaaattttaagtaatttctataacaaaagaaaacactcttaaattttagaaaaaaacagaaagaaaaatgcagcagcaaCATTAGGAGTTATCTGGGATGTATGGtccattttattccttctaTTTGAAAGACATTGATAATGATAACTTGGGTATTAAAGCACAGAATGagggaagcagaaggaaagcCATTCAGATTGCTAAAACAGCAGGATTGCCTGTAAAAGGGATCAAAGCTACATGCCAGTCCATGGAATTAGGTGGGATATGATAGGACAGAAAACAAGATCTTTAAGTAAGGAAGAGAAGAGAATAGGAATCATCATTAACAAGTAACATTGGAAATGTGTGACTTCATCTGTAACTAGCTATACATCAACCATAACATCTATAACCAAGATTATTCAGTTGCATTGCTGTGTATCTTTTGAAATATAGAACCTGctgaaaattttcttccttcctattttctcctttctctcctctgcttCTTCAGGACTTCTGCAGGAATAAAGACAGGTAATACAAGACAAAGGTGGTAACCACCTTAAAAACATAGTATCAAGGAAAGCCTAAACTTTACTGTTGTTGGGATTATTAGATTTAAATACTTTGTACTTACTCTCAAGAAGTTCAAGTTGTTGATGAATTAATATCTGGTCAATCTGCTCATGgttgaaaaattaaacagaataaACAGTTAACAAGTTGCAAATAAGAAAAACTGTAGTTTTAAGAACAGCAGCTGTTTCATTTTAGAATAAAAACATATGGATCAACACATGGTGTAGAGGCAGATTA
This window contains:
- the PLSCR1 gene encoding phospholipid scramblase 1 isoform X2, whose translation is MQGPQPATAPGMPYGPPQQVPGPYQGAGNYGFQAQPMGFPGGFVAPPVQNQPTMDGTIWMPIPPSIPNCPPGLEYLTQIDQILIHQQLELLEIVTDFETNNKYELKNAVGQRVYFAAEDTDCLTRNCFGPSRPFTIRIMDNLGREVIRLHRPLRCSGCCCPCCLQELEVQAPPGIIVGYVVQNCHVCLPKFTIQDEKRKDILKIAGPCVVCRCCEDINFEVKSLDETSAVGRISKQWTGFVRELFTDTDNFGISFPMDLDVKMKAVMIGACFLIDFMFFERSGS
- the PLSCR1 gene encoding phospholipid scramblase 1 isoform X1, producing the protein MQGPQPATAPGMPYGPPQQVPGPYQDVTGAGNYGFQAQPMGFPGGFVAPPVQNQPTMDGTIWMPIPPSIPNCPPGLEYLTQIDQILIHQQLELLEIVTDFETNNKYELKNAVGQRVYFAAEDTDCLTRNCFGPSRPFTIRIMDNLGREVIRLHRPLRCSGCCCPCCLQELEVQAPPGIIVGYVVQNCHVCLPKFTIQDEKRKDILKIAGPCVVCRCCEDINFEVKSLDETSAVGRISKQWTGFVRELFTDTDNFGISFPMDLDVKMKAVMIGACFLIDFMFFERSGS
- the PLSCR1 gene encoding phospholipid scramblase 1 isoform X3, translated to MDNLGREVIRLHRPLRCSGCCCPCCLQELEVQAPPGIIVGYVVQNCHVCLPKFTIQDEKRKDILKIAGPCVVCRCCEDINFEVKSLDETSAVGRISKQWTGFVRELFTDTDNFGISFPMDLDVKMKAVMIGACFLIDFMFFERSGS